The Zalophus californianus isolate mZalCal1 chromosome X, mZalCal1.pri.v2, whole genome shotgun sequence genomic interval ATGACCATGTAATGTATATGCCAAACAAGGACCCTTTTCAGTGTGAAAGGGGacactatttattttatttatttattaggggaCACTGTTAATAATGACACCAGGACAACAAGACTGCTCTGGGCAAACTGGAACCAACAGTCACCCTctcagttctgtgattcatcagtcctacacaattcgcagacctgtacccctgaaacaaataatatatgttaattaaaaaattaaaaaaaaataaaaacagaaaaaaccaGCCACCCTCTCAATGAGGGATTAGGAACAGAAAACAATATATTCCTATAGActctaaaataagaaacaagggagttttaaatcacaaatgaagaaatgaagattgGAGGTGTTTCACTATCAATATTTAAAGTTCTGACCATGAACAAGATTACCTCATCTTGGAATTATGGTAAGAATTGGGGCAAAATGACAGATAAAGACTTGTTTCTAATAAttaggaaagaaataagaattaaattcTTATCAAAAGCCagactcaggggcgcctgggtggctcagttattaagcgtctgccttcggctcaggtcatgatcccagggtcctgggatcgagccccacatcgggctccctggtccgcgggaggcctgcttcttcctctcccattccccctgcttgtgttccctctctcactgtgtctctctctgtcgaaaaaatatataaaatcttaaaaaaaaaaaaaaaaaagctaaactcaGAGTGCACCCAGCAGCCCCCTAGAACCGTCTCTTGGATTGAACAGACTGGGtactcccaccccttccccacctcctcctatTCCTGCCAACCTCTCACCACCCTCTAGCCCCTCCCCTTCCATTAGCAACTTCCGGTGGAATCATGTTCCTGGCTATCTCAGACTTCCGATTTCCGGGACCTGCAAGCACCATGTTTTGTGCTTAGCTCCTCGTCGCAAACCAACCATGAGTGCCCAGATCCACCAGGATTATTCCGCCGAGGTGGAGGCTGCACTCCAGCGCCTGGTAAACCTGCATCTGCAGGCCTCCTATACCTACTGtgctctgtgctttttttttgaaGGTAACGATGTAGCTCTGAAGGGCGCGGGCCACTTCTTCCAGGAGTTGTCTGAGGAGAAGCATGAGGGTGCGCCGCGCTTCTTGAAGATGCAAAACCAGTGGAGTGGCTGCCCCCTCCACCAGGATGAGCAGAATCTGTCCGAAGATAAGTGGCTTAGCAGCGTGGATGCTATGGAAGCCGTGATGGCCTTGGAGAAGAACTTGAACCAGGCCCTTCTGGATCTGCATGCCCTGGGTTCTGCCAACACAGATCCTCGTCTCTGTGACTTTCTGGAGAGCCAtttcctggaagaggtgatgAAACTCATCAAGAAGATGGGTGACCATCTGACCAACCTCTGCAGGCTGGCTGGCCCGCAGGCCGCGCTGAGCGAGTAGCTCTTCGAAAGGCTCACCCTGAAGCCTGACTAGGAGACTCCGGTGCCCAGCAGCCTTTGAGGAACCCATCTGCCTTCCCCTGGTGTCGGAATTTCTGCTGGAGCCTCTTTCTCCACCCAGGAGGCAACTTTTTAACCACGATGAAACCCTTGTCCAAGCTGTGAGatcaaatggaaacaaaaaaggtcCTTTTTGCAGAAGGGTGAAAAAAAGCTAGGCTGCGGGGTGGCAGGGGGGGTAAATATACAGAATACGATGAAGGATTTGTAGTATGTTTAATTCCGTAGATTTTCTTAAGACATTGTTCATAACTTTTGTGAATTGCCTGTGTACACTGAGGATCCGATACACTATGTTTTCTCTGTCAAGAAAAATGAACTTACCTATTCATGAAACGCATACAATTTTAGAGGTTTTAGAATTTCTCTGAAGCCATTCTTGGTACTGGActaaattctgttgttttaaaatttatccttTGGTTTTGCCTAGCAGAGGAGAGAGCTGAGTACCTTGACCATATCATATTgtgcccacccccaaccctcaAACTCATGATAAAATCAATTTTCCTGGTTTTTAAGTTCCTGTGATGCCATCTGCTATATtgaatataataagaaaaagccCTGTGAAATTCATCTTTGTGTCTCCAATTAGGTTGCTACTGAGAACACTGATTATTATATCATACACTGACCTCTTTATGAAGCCTCTCAAGAGAAATTTCTTTCTGGTCTTAGTATTAGGAATAAGAGTTCTTCACTTGGGtaattggtttgtttttgttttatggacACTGTAAATGATGTAActaattaaatttccttttctgactGCCTGTGAGAAAACTTAGAGCCAAATTTGTGGTCCACCCAGACTTAAAGGAGTAGGATTGTATAAGCATTTTTACACAAGCTTCATCTCTGATTCTGCTGTTACTAATTTCTTGGTGTATGTTATGGATCCTTTTAAGCCACCTTAAGCCCTTTCTAGAACAAGGTTGtgtataaatagataaataaactttaaatatgcTGATTAAAAAATGGCTCTGCTGTtcatttcagagaaaagagaagataacTTTAAGGAAGCACTAACAGAGCCAGAGTGATTAGAATGGAGGTGGGTCAGATGGAGGTTAAATTCCAGAAGccaaaagaaggagaagcagtaaAATATAGCATTCTTTTAAAAGTGTGCTTCATTTTCCTGGTGAGTTCTTTTCTACTACATGCATACATTTGTGTCCCACAGATAGCAATATAATAATTACGTATTATTTTCCTTGCCCTTTGCAAAACTGGAATTATAACTTGTCCTCAAACCACCgaagttgaaaaaaatccattctttttctACAGCACCTTTCCTTCCTGGAGCAGGAAGACCAAGGGCATACTACCATTTCTTTTATCTTACAAGGGTTAGAGGCATAGGAAGAATATTTTACAGAGATTGGGACAATTGTTTTGCTCAGTTAAGGAGAAAACCTTATCTTCCTGTTTTCATGCAAAGTCTtttgataataaaaaagaatatgctgGAAAAGTTATTCCTGGAGAAAGGAATTCTGCCCATTTGCTTGTAGTTGGCAGTAAGATATAAGGAAGCATTTAACAATTTTCAGATTTGAATTAAAACTTGGATCtctatacttaaaatatatacttaaaatcaaaattatttttgaattagcaatcaaaataaacacataaatcagaatgagaaaaaaattacctaataTTGTGAGATCAATTGAAAGACTGTGATCTAAGGTAGATTATTTAGGAAGAAAgatgcaaacatttatttccaaataataatgTTATATTTGTCATTACTTATTAGTGTCTTTTAATGTCAAGAATAAGGCCATAGGAGAAAGCTTTATAAAGTCTCCCAAATAGGCTGAAATGTTCTTTGGTCATCACATAATTCTTGGAAAATCGCAACTTGAGGGGCAGACAATAAATGATTCAAAGGCATATGGACAACATATtagtttggcttttaaaaatgacttaaggTTCTTGGCAAGTTTATTTGTGGAAAAAATGGGGAGTTGATGACATTAAACCTCTAGAGATTAATTTGGAAAACAGGTCCAACAGTGATTTCCTTTATTGctaaccagtgtgtgtgtgtgtgtgtgtatacttgcACAGAGAATTATAATAAATGCTTCCCATAGGCTATGACGAAATTCCTTATACCAGGGgggtgtgggtggctcagtcagttaagcatctgcctttggctcaggtcatgatcccagtggggagtttgcttctccctctccctctgcccctcctcgcccccaccctgctcgtgccctctctctctcaaataaataaaatcattaaaaagaagaagaagaagaagaagtatgAGGCCTAGGAGATAAAGGTCTCCTGCAAGTGGCTGCAGACACTCTCTGCCAGAGCTCAAGTGTTCAGTTTCTTGTCCCAGTCCTTGCAGTTTTCGTGTAGCTTCCCTTCCCTGCAAGGCCCTTCATACCCCTCTTCACCAAATCAAACTCAGTCTACCTTTCAGCCTTATTTAAATCTGCCTTCTTCTGTGAAATCTTTCCTGATGAACCTGATCTACTCACCTGGCAAGGATTTCGACTTCTTTTAGTTGTTTTGTGATACCCACTAGATTGTAGGGAAATTGGGATCTGAAATACAGGTAGCGTGGTGGTTGAACAATGGGCTCTGGGCCAGAATGCCTGTGTTCCGATCCTGCCTCCACTCTGACTCATCATGGTCTAGTCTCTTCACCTTTCCTGGTCCCAGCTTCCTGATCTGACAAACGAGACAGGATTATACTATTCAACTCATAAATTTTAGGGAGGATTAAATAGGATGAACCATATAAAATCTCTATGATGTGGCTCAGCACATGCTAAATGCACAATAATTATTAGCTATCTTTATCAAGTGACTGTATATGAGCAGAGCTTCATAAACAGCTACAATAGTAACATCTCAAAATAAGTTTGCTTCTCAGTTTTAGAAAAAATAGACAACTGTGGATTCTAGAATCTTCCTTAATAATCGCCCCTCCCTCTAAACAGGCCCTGTGTGTAGAAGTAAAATGTAgggattttctcatttcttggaTGTGATGTTTCGTGggtaggagggggaaaaaaaatgaaggaggacCATTCTCTCTTCAGCCAAATAAGCGAAGTCACCTTATTTAGGATCTGGGATCAATTGTTTGCTAAAAGCAGGCATGACGGCATTTTAACCTTTCTCTCAGGAAGGACAAGCCACACAAAGGGGTCATTTCAGAGCTGAAACTAATTAGCTGCTGGCTGCTACACTTTGCGTAGTTTCCAATTCTTGGGAGTCTTCTCTGCCCACTCTTAACCCACACATCTTCCTCCTTCCAGTTCACGGTAGCCTTGGATATTCAGCATAAGGGAGCAGAGACCAAACAGGCACAGTCAACACCCCAGGCATCACTGAGGCCTCGAACTTCTCCTTTATTGTAGGGCCTGTTTAAAGCTCTGGTTTTTGGGGAACTGTGCAGTTGACTGTTTCTCTCCAGAGAGATGTATAATCTTAAAGGGCTGGGCTAAAAATGCTACTTATTTAGAAGAGGGAAACATTTTTTACTGCGTTCATGTCATGTTATTTATCTCCCTAAGCCATTTATCCACCTTGATGAATAATTTACTCctcataataataatgaagcagGCACTAACACATGGGGAATTGGGGAGGGGGCCACACATTGGGAAAGAGTTTTGAATTAATAAAAGGTTTCAGCCAAGTAAAAATTCTTCAGGAAGCAGACATCCTCCTCAGGATTTTAGCAATTCTGATGGCTAAATTAGGGATCAtaagaggaagcagagagaagtcTGCATTTCACCAGGAGACCTCGGAGGTCCTCCACCTGCACAAGGTGTCCAATCAAAGTGTGGGAGATGTGGGTAGAGGTGACTAGGCTGGGATTTAAAATCAAGCACAGGCCCCTGCTAAAAATTCATACCCtgacatggaacactacatcaaaaactaatgatgtaatatatggtgattagcataacatattaaaaaaaagaaaaaaattcatacccTGAATCTAATAATGAGAGAACATCAGACAGATCTGAATtgaggggcattctacaaaacAACTTGCCTGTAATTCTCAAAAACATGAAGGccaagaaaggcagagaaagactgaggaactgtccCAGGTTAAAGAACTAAAATGCGTAACAACTAAATGCATGCCCCTGGGTTGGATCTGtgtagggggggaaaaaaacaatgaagacattaagataatttataaaattttaattcgaTGTGGTATTATATCAACACTAAAtttccaagggtgcctgggtggctcagtcattaagcatccgccttcgactcaggtcatgatcccagggtcctgggatcgaaccccgcatcgggctccctgctcggcgggaagcctgcttctccctctcctactccccctgcttgtgttccctctctcactgtgtctctgtctgtcaaataaataaataaaatctttaaaaaaatttaaatttcctgaTTTGAGTAATTGCATGGTAGTTAGGTAGcagaatgtttttccttttagaaaagacACATATAAAGTATTTAGGGGTGGCTGGGTCCAGTTTCTCCGAGTTGCATATAGTTAAGAAAAACAATTGGTGAGTCTGTATGAGGGGTAAACTGATGTTACAATATTTCTGTaagtttgggacacctgggtggctcagtcgttaagcgtctgcctttggctcaggtcatgatcccatgggatcgagccccgcatccggctccctgctccgtgggaggcctgcttctccctctgcccctctgcctctgcttgtgttccctctcttgctgtgtctctctctgtcaaataaataaataaaatctttaaaaaatgtttctgtaagTTTGGAATTGTATCTAAATAAGAAGTCCCACAAAAGCCAATCACAGATAATTTAGTCCTGTAACTACTGCATCTAGCATTGTAACTAACTTATACTCAGAGCTCAAAActaatttgttgaataaatatgtaaCAGCTTTCAGATGACCCTGTGAACTTAGATTTCTAGTTTCAGGGCTTCATAAACAATTTAACTACCAGAAaattccaaatttgttttttcttcctgaatACAAATTATATACTTACGTATTTCTTATCTAACCCTCATCCCCAAAAGGGAtgtcaacaattttttttaaagagagtggCCAGAACAGGGAGGCAAGGAAaaggaaatcctatcattttATCACTACACGAGTGATAGCGCTGCTGGAttgagtattttaatttttcaggccTTATGGCTTTATATCTTCAATGGAGAACCTGTGCTACTTGCTTTCCTGGCGAAAAAATCTTTCGTTCAGCTATCATATGCCTTTAGTACTATGCAGAGCCTCAGGATTTAAAACTCCTGTCAACCTGAAAGGTCACAGAGCAGGATGGAagattcagtttttcatttttattcccttCTTTTCAGTTCTCATTCCACACTTGTGAATACTATCAGCACCTGTACTTAGAGCCTTCCTTTCGGGCCTTCCTTCCCACTCATCATCACAAACAAAGAGCATTCCCTGAAGTTCAAAACATACCTGAGGTTTATAACTAGACCTCAGTATTATTACAAGCTGGTCAAATG includes:
- the LOC113930902 gene encoding ferritin light chain-like; translated protein: MSAQIHQDYSAEVEAALQRLVNLHLQASYTYCALCFFFEGNDVALKGAGHFFQELSEEKHEGAPRFLKMQNQWSGCPLHQDEQNLSEDKWLSSVDAMEAVMALEKNLNQALLDLHALGSANTDPRLCDFLESHFLEEVMKLIKKMGDHLTNLCRLAGPQAALSE